A single window of Ammospiza caudacuta isolate bAmmCau1 chromosome Z, bAmmCau1.pri, whole genome shotgun sequence DNA harbors:
- the LOC131571639 gene encoding serine/threonine-protein kinase PAK 3-like, producing the protein MIGQVCAAVCTIFSVVYSGYYLTQLTRHLTRGWRQACPLGTTAWSAAPLADSVIEEEDEEEQRKMKPSAAVPSQPELAEPRKTRSAIQPGAAGPAWPAAASSSPAAGTSCSSAAQQPEMREEQGLKTLRSIVSPGRPTGKYTAFEELGRGGFGAVYKALDTSSGQQVAIKIMSLEEEMSEELAANEILAMRDNRSPNIVTYLDSYLVDAELWLAMEFMDGGTLFDVLRAVYLEEGQIGAVCRECLQGLHFLHSRQVIHRDIKSCNVLVGTDGSVKLGDFGLCAQLSPEHSKRSSSVGTPSWMAPEVVRGEAYGPKVDIWSLGIMGLEMVEGEAPYQREARLRVFELLERNGPPKLQNPRHHSALLRDFLRCCLQADEDRRWSAQELLQHPFVTSGDPASSLAALIISAKQVQEDWRGDTCA; encoded by the exons atgaTTGGGCAAGTCTGTGCCGCCGTTTGCACCATCTTTTCTGTTGTCTATTCTGGCTACTACCTGACCCAGCTGACTC gtcacctgACACGCGGATGGAGACAAGCCTGTCCTTTG ggcacaacagcatggtcagcagctcctctggctgactctgtcattgaggaagaggatgaagaggagcaaaggaagatgaagcCTTCAGCCGCTGTCCCTTCACAGCCTGAACTTGCAGAGCCA CGCAAGACACGCTCTGCCATTCAACCTGGTGCCGCCGGACCagcatggcctgcagcagccagctcaagccccgctgccggcacttcctgcagcagcgcagcccagcagcccgagatgagggaggagcagggcctgaagaCACTGA ggagCATCGTGAGTCCGGGCCGGCCAACGGGCAAATACACGGCATTTGAGGAACTCGGGCGAGG agggtttggagctgtttataaAGCCCTTGACACCAGCAGCGGACAACAG GTGGCAATCAAGATCATGTCACTCGAGGAGGAGATGTccgaggagctggctgccaatGAAATCCTGGCCATGAGGGACAACAGGAGTCCCAATATCGTTACCTACTTAGACAG ctacctggtGGATgcggagctctggctggccatgGAGTTCATGGACGGCGGCACCTTGTTtgatgtgctgagggcagtgtacctggaggaaggacagatagGCGCTGTCTGTCGGGAG tgcctgcaaggactgcatttccttcattcccgccaagtcatccacagagacatcaaaagTTGCAACGTCCTGGTGGGCACGGACGGATCCGTCAAGTTGG gtgactttggcctctgtgctcagctcagccctgagcacagcaagcgcagctccagcgtcggcactcccagctggatggcaccggaggtggtgagaggagaagcctacggccccaaagtggacatctggtccctggggatcatggggctggaaatggtggaaggggaagctcCTTACCAGCGGGAAGCCCGTCTCCGG GTTTTTGAACTGCTAGAAAGGAACgggcccccaaaactgcagaacccCAGGCACCACTCGGCTCTCCTGCGCGACTTCctccgctgctgcctgcaggcagatgaggacaggcgctggtctgcccaggagctcctacag catcccTTCGTGACCTCAGGCgatcctgcctccagcctggctgctctgatcatCTCAGCCAAGCAAGTGCAGGAAGACTGGAGAGGAGACACCTGCGCCTGA